One Glycine max cultivar Williams 82 chromosome 8, Glycine_max_v4.0, whole genome shotgun sequence genomic window, TATATAGATTATGTGTATTTTGTTAGTtcttacgttttttttttttatcttaatacaTTACAAGACATAGTACCAAACACAATATGTTGTGGGTATTTTCTTTTGATGGAGGTCTATGGTTTAGTTTCACCATGGATTTTGTTCGTGGTTGGCTCCTAGCATTGTAAAGTCTCCTCACTCCTGGTTTGCATTTACAAGGGTTTAGAgtaatgaaagtgaaaaagagTTGAAAAGAGTGAAATTAAGATGAAAGAGgagaaaagttttttaaaaaaacagtgAGACTCACAAGATGACTTTCATTGCtcaaatgagataaaaaaaaaaagagaggtgAAATGACATATTCACTCCCATGGTTATgtctccctcttttttttttatccaaacctcTCTccctttaataataataataaattaaatgatctcaaaaaattaattttcattctaTTTCTCTAAAACCAAACAACCCTTATTTCCATCCTATTTTTGGcctacttttcttcttttttttcttttctttgcttACATATTCACTCCCACTCCCTCTCCTTCCTCAAAAAAGATAGAGTGGGGTACCAAACATTTAAGGTCACCCTACAGTATAGGATGAACTTGGCCCCAAGTGTCATGCGGTCCTAAGCATCCTTTGATTCAAATGTGATGTGTTTTGTTCTCTATTCCATGATAACCATCACATCAAATGAGATGGTCTTAGGAGCATTTTCCATCCAAAGACATATCAAGCAACTTATCAAATCGAATTTGTGTACCTAAATGGGAGATAGATGACCATAAAACTTAATCTTTTGCTAAGAAAAAAAGTACATTTTATTGGCAATCATGTTTCTAGAGTTTACCAAATCCCAGCACCAAATGCAACAAAATGAAATAGCAATTACTAACGGATGACTAATGCTTGACTCACTGTAACAACAAAGTTTTCCACAGAAGcatgaaataagaacaaaggttattctaaaatttctattttagAATATAGAAGAACAAGGTGGAGTCCTGCCATCTTATAACTTGGGAGAAAATCTTGGGTGATCCCACTCTGTGATAACATGGTCACGAGTTATCTCCTTGAGCGAACGGCAACCACTTAGTGCCATTGTTAGTTCAAATTCATCACGAAGCATTTGAAGTACTTTTCTCACACCAGTCTCACCATCAGCAGCCAATGAGAACACCACAGGTCTACCAATCTGAAATTTGAGATGAAAGGCAAAGATATAAATAGTAGGAATATGGGACTAGCTAGATTATAATAGATCATCTGCCTACAATGAAAAACTAGTAAACCAATGAAATAGAACATTTTGCCTTGCCATATTCCATAAGGCAAACAAACACACATATACTGAAGTTAAGCATTCAATAGTTTAATTTGCTATGATGGTGATCAAACTTTCATGTACTTACAAATACACCAGCTGCTCCAAGAGCTAGTGCTTTAAAAACATCTGTCCCTCGGCGAATTCCACCATCCAGAAAAACTGGAATTTTTCCTTGTGCAGCTTTAACTACCTATTCAAGTCAGGCAACCATTATTTCCAATATGTTTCATGAATTGAAAGAGGACACTATTCAATAGgacccaaaaaattaaaaagaagatgaaaatgcAATGATTATGAGTAAGGAAGCAGGCAATGAAAAAGAATTTTGCAATGATTCAAATATAGCAGCTTTAAAGTTTTAATGCATTAAGCattatgaaataaaatcaaataaagaatGAGCAAGAATTTAGTTCCACTAGCAAGAATGATAGCAAGTGGTTCATTTCTatttcaattaatataaaatttccaGAAATGGTTAGGATCTAGTACCTCTTCCAAGGCCATAATAGTTGCAGGGACATAGTCAAGTTGACGAGCTCCGTGATTGGAAACAATGATTCCAGCAGCTCCAGCTTGTATGGCTATCCTAGCTACATTATTAGATATGGGATAAGATTAAAGATTGAGAAAACAATTCTGAATAGATAAATGGACAGGGAAGAAACAAAGTGCAGCTGTTTGATAGGCTTACTATCTTCAGCAGTAAGTACACCCTTAACTACAATTGGCAATGAAGTGATTGATTGAAGCCATTTGATATCCTGAAACAAGATTTTCCATATTATTACTTCCACATTCAGTGTCACAGATTAGGAAATTGTATGTGTGAAAGATCTATATCACCTTCCAGTTGAGTGACTGATCAATTTGTTCAGCAACATATGAGGCAAGACTGGAGTCACTAGTCTGCAATGTAATCCCACACAGCAAATAGTAACAGTAACAACAATAATATGACCAATAATGAAAAAACCCagttatttcaaaatttcaaaccaaataatgtaaaatagCAATGTAATCACACACCTTGTCCAGCTTTCCAAGATCCAATCCTTCCAAATTCTTCAAAACCAGGTTTGGTGGCAATGTAAATCTGTAAAATACCCCGTCAAACTAGCCACTAGTAAATATCTTAAAGTAGGAGATTTATCAATTCAACCATGATGAACCATGTAATGCTTCGTGGAAAGGCTGTtccaattgaaatttccaaatgGTTGCCAACCTGTTTTTGATGTCAGCCTCCCTACGACCAAGAATTGGAGAGTCGACAGTAAGGGCAATTGCCTTGAAACCAGCTCTTTCAGCTCTTCTCACAAGCTGAGCAACCACATTTCTGTCTTTAAACACCTGAGAGAAGAAGATAACAGTAACATATTAGGTATTAAGACAAGATTGTTGAGGATTTTAGATAATACGAGGTATTAATATTAGCGCTTGCATAACTGAGGAAAAAATACCCACATAAAGTTGAAAAAAACGAATGTCAGGACCTGTTGAAGCAACCTCCTCAACACTGGAAGTAGCCCATGAGGATAGTGtctgtgataaaaaaattataaaatttaatctgcTGGAAAGTGAATAAGTACAACAAATGCATGTAGTTCAGTAGgcatataaaatttcatattgcagtcaaataaataataaaactacaaGGAAAGAAATATAGTTTTCAGCTTGAAATAAAACCAAAGTGCATGACAAATATAGTGAAAGCCAAACCATGATTGTGCCAGCTGCTGATGCTGCTCTAGCAGTAGCTAATTCTCCtgcataatttgttttaattcagAAGCTTCTCTCAATTGTTGTTGCAGTAAGAAATAAActactattaaaaatatattaggaaTCAGGGACTTATGCATTAACAAAATCAGCAGAGTTTATGTTTAATTcagattaattttatactttgtAGTTATACAAAAAATAACCACCACAATAGTTGAATGATGTCAAGGTTGGAGCATTCAGCAATATTCTGCTGTATAAAACATACTCATTGCAATTTGCAAACATTTTGCAAAACAATTTAGACAATCTTAACATGCTGGAGTTTATGTTTAATTcagattaattttatactttgtAGTTATACAAAAAATAACCACCACAATAGTTGAATGATGTCAAGGTTGGAGCATTCAGCAATATTCTGCTGTATAAAACATACTCATTGCAATTTGCAAAAACTATTTAGACAATCTTAACATGCTGGAATTTTCTCCCCAAAATGGTTAGATGAAATTGACTgagatttttaagataaatatatttgctTCATATGGGATTGTAATCTTATTTAAGAAAGGTTAATAGCAGCTTTTGTTTAGAAGGGAATGTTCTGTTGTAATTTAGCAAACCTCGTTTAAATCTCATTTCATGTTCTTGTGCTTATAGCACACTAAAGTATGCAAAACCTATACTTCCGTAAGCTTTCTTTCAAAGAGCCACAAGATACCTTCTCATTCAATTAAATGCTAAGAAGCTACATTTTATGGCATTCTATACCTCATCCTATAATCATTCCACCTCAAAGTATGGAAATGGTTAACTCAGTGCTTTTTGGCTTTTGCCATATGAGAGTGAAGTAGTTATACTTGTATATAACAaaaagaacaacaacaagaaaagaCGGAAGTTATGTTTAGTTATCGGTTGTGAGGCATTAAAAGTCCGCTCAGAAAGTAAAACAGAAAAACTTTGTTTGATTTTCAGTTGATTCGATTGCAACTGAACCTCAGTTTGAAANNNNNNNNNNNNNNNNNNNNNNNNNNNNNNNNNNNNNNNNNNNNNNNNNNNNNNNNNNNNNNNNNNNNNNNNNNNNNNNNNNNNNNNNNNNNNNNNNNNNNNNNNNNNNNNNNNNNNNNNNNNNNNNNNNNNNNNNNNNNNNNNNNNNNNNNNNNNNNNNNNNNNNNNNNNNNNNNNNNNNNNNNNNNNNNNNNNNNNNNNNNNNNNNNNNNNNNNNNNNNNNNNNNNNNNNNNNNNNNNNNNNNNNNNNNNNNNNNNNNNNNNNNNNNNNNNNNNNNNNNNNNNNNNNNNNNNNNNNNNNNNNNNNNNNNNNNNNNNNNNNNNNNNNNNNNNNNNNNNNNNNNNNNNNNNNNNNNNNNNNNNNNNNNNNNNNNNNNNNNNNNNNNNNNNNNNNNNNNNNNNNNNNNNNNNNNNNNNNNNNNNNNNNNNNNNNNNNNNNNNNNNNNNNCACTCAAAAAGTAAAACAGAAAAAAACTTTGTTTGATTTTCAGTTGGATTCGATTGGAAACTGAAACTcagtttgaaaaagaagtaaagaaaaagTTGCTTTTGCATACTCAATTTACTAAATTAAAGTTCATTCACTTGAGTATGTaaactttaatccaaacatgcacaAAATGTAATGACAATATCTTAATGTGGCACAGACCAAAATATCTGATGACATACCTTCAGGGTGAGCCATCTTTTGCATGGCTGTTGGAGCAATCATGATAGGCATTGATATTTTGAAGCCCAATACAGTTGCAGTCAAGTCTATCTTGCTCACATCAACAAGAATACGCGGCCGAAACCTGTTTGAAGTAACCAAATAGATATTGAGAGAAGGGCTTCAGaacaaaaaagatgaaaattaattaaaggaaGCACATGTTGCAATCTCATAAAACAGGGATTCAGGGAATCCTAATGTGTCCTTAGTAAATCAAAGGAAAGATTTTTTGAATGAAAAGTTTCTTGAGGGATAGAACAGATAAATGGGGCCCTAGTGCCTAAGAAAAGTATATTACAGAATCCTTGAGAATGCATTTCGATTTTCTTTCAAAGTCCACTGATCCTCTGCCCCTGATGCATAATAGTCATAAACCATCtttggcaatttttcctttgcaATTGCCTCATACTCTGTAACATTAGTCATCATCTCCGTCTTCATAAGATTTACTTACAATGTCCGCAGGATCTGCTGAAATTGAGTTTGGAGCATAGTGTGATTAAATAACATGAAATTATATCAAATGCATTCCAATGCAAAGATGCTATGCAATATCAATAAATGCAAGCATGAATATATCTGAAGTTCACTGATTCATTTTAGAACTCTATAAAACATGCTGGTTATCAATCCCGTAAACTAACCTTCTGCTAGCACATATGATGATAAATCTATTAGCCACAATGACAAAACTGGTTTTATCTGAGTTTGAGATCTCGGCCGATTTGTGTACTCCCTTTGGGATTGAAAGAGATCAccagattgacctccaaggagccttctaaccattaagaggtcaccttcttcatgggggcaGACTTCCACACTAGACTCATCTTCCCATACTtaatcttcacttccactagaggaaggcaGGAAGTAGGcacctcttgactactataaatgtcctGACCCCTCAGAACAtgcttttctttgtggggcgNNNNNNNNNNNNNNNNNNNNNNNNNNNNNNNNNNNNNNNNNNNNNNNNNNNNNNNNNNNNNNNNNNNNNNNNNNNNNNNNNNNNNNNNNNNNNNNNNNNNNNNNNNNNNNNNNNNNNNNNNNNNNNNNNNNNNNNNNNNNNNNNNNNNNNNNNNNNNNNNNNNNNNNNNNNNNNNNNNNNNNNNNNNNNNNNNNNNNNNNNNNNNNNNNNNNNNNNNNNNNNNNNNNNNNNNNNNNNNNNNNNNNNNNNNNNNNNNNNNNNNNNNNNNNNNNNNNNNNNNNNNNNNNNNNNNNNNNNNNNNNNNNNNNNNNNNNNNNNNNNNNNNNNNNNNNNNNNNNNNNNNNNNNNNNNNNNNNNNNNNNNNNNNNNNNNNNNNNNNNNNNNNTAAGTATCGGCAAAAGTAACAGAAGGGCTTGCACTGTTTTGATGACAGAACTCGGTGCTATATTGTCTGCTCTTGAATTGCCATGGCAGAGAGGAGCCTCCTATGATTTTATAGGGATCAGATTCCCGCGTAGAGTTTCGTTGTAGTTGACTTAAGCCAcctctttaaataaaaacaagtatACTCATCATTTTGTCACTACccaatttctttattatttcccTTTTGTGTTCCTTTCGCTCATTGATATGCCTTGTGTGTGTaacatattttatcataaatttttatcataCTAATTGATTCAAGATTGTGTTTTGACGGGATTCTAACCAGCATGTTTTATAGAGTTCTAAAATGAATCAGTGACAAGGTTTCTTTCAAAACAATTTGACCCATTGGGCTGGGCCGACTTGCCTAGTTGCTAACACATTCCGAGTCTTtttgtttaagtttattttttttagaaaaaaaagtattatttttaataaaataaatagttttatatttcttttgataTGTTTGTTCAAActgtttttacttaaaataagtattttttttaagaagtaaatTATATGTGTtactcaaaaaaatattttttttaaattatttttttaagtttaaacaaactcaccatttatttatttatgacaaATCAAAAGTTGAGTACATCCCGCCAAATTCTGcctaaaaaaatgagttatatAGATTAGTCACAATTTTGGCATCTATAATCATGTTCGACACCATCGTTTGGAGATCCAAATGCATAAACAACACAAGCCGcttcaatgtaatttttttttccgttAGAAAATTTAGTACATATGTGTTTAGATTAAAGTAATTAGGAAAATCTAAAATTACTTTTACTCCGTaaacttttttcccttttttatttgacacatCAGAATTCGTTAGTGTGtattaaaattcacaaaatattttccaaactaaatttaaatatgtttacgAATGCCAAGATCTATTGAGGCTTTTTCTACTGAATCTTTCTTTAGATATATCCCAATCATCGTATTATTCTTTCTTCTCCAGTAAGACTAGAAGTTGCTTTTCAATATAAATAAGGACTAAGGAAGGAATATATAGTTGCCTGTATATTGGCATATATAATTCTAGAACTCCAGGTATTGTAACTTTTTAAACAAGTTTTGTAGTGTGTGTGCTGTGTAACTGAAGTGGCCAAGAGAAAATAGTCGAATAAATCCAACATAATTAAGGAGAGTCATCTGAGAGATATTGAAATGAACGATCAGTTTATGAAAGTCTATCTCTTCATTATAGATAGAAAAACATTATCTTTGTTTACAGTTGTAACTTGTAACTGATTTAAGAAACGTttgtttcagctcaaaaaataattttgggattttttttcctttcaaatgtCGTGTTTCACTTCTGGATaacataacttatctttttaagctttttttttatcggttttgaaaaacttgtatagttattaatttctttcacacatcttttgattttaaaaaacaatttttcttgtaaaaaaaacacaaacaaattactagttgaatatttaaataaaaattgattgattACGATCGATTTAGTGTTTCTTTTCACTTTAACCAAGTGATAAGTACGTAGCATTCATTGCTAAGACAGATTGAATGATGACTTGTGAAGTTCTAGTCTAACTTGCATAAAATCATactacaaaattatatatatactacgTTCTACTCATTGTGTTAAAACTTTGCAAGTTGAAGGtaaaaagattgagaatttcTCATAAGATTCTCTGTCTCTCCCAACACATCAAAACAAGTGCTGAGGTGGGAATCTTTTTTCATGGTGCCAGTAACCAGGGTGTTGCAGCAATGCAGCATGCTCTCATTAATGTCACAGAACCGACACTCCTGCCTCCTACTTTTGCTAAAGGCTGCTATAGACAACAACACTCGGTAAAAGGCCTTGACATTTCACATTTGTGACCCagcttttcaaaaaaattataaaacaaaatcaaatatgaaagaccaaattttattctctttttcttttttcaccatTGCGTAATGCATGCAATCCTATATCTATTATTGAAGTCACTAATAAGGTGCCACCAAGCATTGCAATGCATGCGACTTTATACACGAATAATAAGCAATAATTTCTATGCACGTTTCCAACAAGAAAATGATCTTTAgatgatatttaattataagattcaGGAGGCAAGAGtagaacatttatttatatggctgaccaaagaaaaaagagtagaataacatttatataatattaatttctagTGTTACACAAAATGATATTCAGGAATCAGATAACCAGGTTTAAAACCAAGGTAAATATGATGACATGTAGATCATTAGGCCATGATGAACATGAACTTGGGTTGCTATCATACCAAGACGGCTTTAGTCCTGAAAGATCTTGAAGTGGTCCACCGGcaaaataattatcatcatTTCTCTGTCGTGTGTTCAAACAAGAAGGGATTTCCAAGTAAGAAGAGAGGTTCTTCTTCTTTGACTGATCATTGATGCAGAGTTCACTGTTTCCTCTTAAATCCAATCTTTTACCTAACTTTTGAATGAAGTCACCAGGTAGCTCTAGAaccccactcagcttgttgtggCTGATATTCAGTTGATCTAGGCTTGGGAGTGAACCCAAATTTGGAGGAACTTGTCCAATAAGACTATTGTTACCTAAGGAGAGAGCTGTAAGATTTTTCAAGGAAGAGAAAGAGTAGGGTATAGAACCTGTTAATCCACACCCTGATAAACTCAATGATTTGAGCTTCTTAAGCTTCCCTATGAACTGGGGTATCCCTCCTTTAATGGGGTTGTCATCAATGAGTAAATATTCCAAAAGGTCTAAACTTGAGAAGGTTTCACTAATAGGCCCTACAATAAAATTATGACTCAAATCAAGCAAGACTAACCTCTTGAGGTTTCCTATATCAGGAGGAATGTTTTCACTGAGTCTGTTAGAGTGCAAATCCATCTTCTGGAGAAGTTGAAGCTTTCCAAGAGAACAAGGCAGAAACCCTTCAACTGCATTGCAACTTAGGTCCAATATGGTCATGCTTTTCAAACCTCCAATTTCCTTTGGGATTTGACCACTCAAGTTGTTATAACTAAGGTCAAGTTGCTCTAGACTAACCAAACCACCAATCTGGCTAGGGATGTTTCCTTGTAAGCTGTTCTGGGAGAGGCTCAGGACCCTAAGACCAGCAACACCTCCCAAACTTGTAGGTATTTCACCATAGAGGGAAGGGTTATTCTCCAAAGCTAAGTGTTCTAGTGAAGAGAAAGGACCAAAGAGAGTTTTGGGTAGAGTAACTGGTGAAGCAACAAAACAGTTAAAAATTGAAAGGGTTTTTATATACTTGAGTTTCAGCAAGGAGTGTGAGAGATAAGCTGAGGGTTTGCAAGGTGAGAATGGGAAGACTATATCAGGACCAATGTGGATTTTGGTGACATGAAAGATTTGTTGGTTATTGCTGCCAAGTTCACACTCAACACCTGGCCATGGAGTATCAGTGCATGGCTTTGGATGTGCTTGGGCCCAGTAAGGGTCTTCCAGAAGAGCATCCATCACTTCAAACAATCCCAACAGTTCCTCCTCTTCCATTACCATGTGCCCCTTGTGTAAACTATTTCCCATTGACATCATTTCACTAGCAAAAAAGAGGAACCAAAGAAGAATAAGAGACATGGATGCCATTAATTTGAGACACTGCCTAGCTACTTCCAAATTCCAATTCCAACAACTCACTCACAAATGGAATTGCAAGAACTGGATTTAGAGGTAACTGAAAAAGGCCTTGTTCCTCTTTCCCTATTTAAGctctcttgagtcttgaataaTGCAAATGAGAACAATGTAAAGGTAACTCAAGATTCTCATTTTTGTGTTAGCTAGCTGTGAAGGCTGCAAAGAAAAACCAGAGCTGTTGTTGTTACCTCTCCCAAGATTGTGTTGAGTGTGAGTATGACTGTTATTTTGCATGGAAAAGGGTGTGAGATGAAATAGGTAGACAATTGGGCTACCATAAACGACAGTATAATCTTCCACAAGTGTCAAAATgtatatttatgaaatataaattatatttgtataattttttacacaacaaagaaaacaatataataaaatacttaattatttatttacaaaagaaaattaaaaacattatagAAGTAATATTATACTATATACTCATATAAACTGTTGCAACCATAAGACATGACACTGAGAGCCTTGGACAAAGTAATAAAGCCGCTACCAAACAGGGATCATCTACAAAGACAGAACTTTTCACCATTATCCATGAACTTTTGCATCTCTTCTTTCACTTCACTTACTCAGTTTGATTGGCAGTATTCTATTAACTAGCCTATAGTATTATGATTTCCTTTCCAGTTTCGATGTTTCCATTCTTCTAAGGTGCATAttactagttttatttattatgtttcctAAGTATATATGAGTTTGAATCTTTTTAACTGGTACTAGTACCGGTACCCCGTGCCTCtcatgcattatttttttttcttataaataaattatatgttgaTCTGTGTATGGTGAACGTTTTGAAATCTTGATGTTTCTTTTGTGGAATTCTCAACGTACAACGATTAGAAGAGGAAACTAGATGTTTGATACATGTGATGATTGCTATGTACTAATCACGTCTTGCTCGTGTATTTTGTTCCAAGTCCTTCTTTGTTAGTGATACctgaactaaaaaaattgaaatatatataggCAGAGAAGGAGGTGATTCGAAGTTAATTATCTCcggagtattttttaaaattagagatattttagatatttttatttttattattatattaaatattaagacTTTTAGTAGGATTTTTAATGCacattttatagtattttttaatacaagATATTAAGAGAAGGATAATAAATTTTGAGAGTTTCGTTGTTGAGTATTTCAATTCTTGCATTCATgagttattatatatgcatcatttattatattatatgaatcttaaaatttgaaaataaaaatttcaaatgcatATTAAAGCaagtcaaattttttaaaagaaaaggaagcaaATGTTTGGTTGGAACATGATGAACTTGAATCTCTTAAAACAAGTTATTAGGTGCTCGAATCCTAActcttttatataaagaaaattttggaCTCCATAAACATTCAAGATAGATTAAACTCAATAAACATTCAAGAATACTCCTTACAATATAATATGtgtacttttattaaaaaaaaatcaaaaagaaaattgtgaTAGTCCAGGCCACCATTgtctactaaaaaaaacaacattatcTTATAAGTAATTACTCGCTTTAGacctaaatataaataaataaaaaatcaaactcatatataaataaattttaacgttaaaatgatatgataataaaatatttttactataaataaataaaaagatatagagACAGATATTCCGTCTCTATATTAGAATTATGAATTTCTTCCAATTGATAACTTGAGACTGACGGATTTGTTGACAATTATCTTTACTGTTCTATTCCAAGCTTTCGTTTCTGATAACGTTAGAGATGGAGTTAAATAGAGACGCAAATGTCCATCTCTGATTCTTGtccctaaattataatttttttgttccctCTTTAGCTATTTAAATCTGTCTCCAGTTGTTTATATCTATCTCTGAATCCAGAGACGGAAAATTATTCCTCTCTAATTTCCGTCTTTATGTCCAACTTTTCCAGTGAATTATTTTGACCGTATTTAACGATTTTATTCCAAAACTACCTTTCAATTAATTGTGATTCTAGTTCCAATGTCTCTCTTTTATTCTTGATATGAAATTCAAACGAAAGATACtttaggaaaaataattttttttaaatatgattagtAAAACTATATGACATTAACCAACTTTCTTAatcaacataaaattaataatgtttgcttatatttaagtctaaaatatatagtattttaaatatgttcattCAGTGACGGTTCATAACATTGTTGgaaagtattattattatttggggtTTAGTGATCAATTGATAGAGGggaaaaaatcatttcattttaaaaaaatgacaataaaatgcGTGGAAAAAAATAGGGACAAAATTTgccagaaaataataaattggctattaaaattacaattaagcCAACTATGTACGTGTTAATGCTTGTATTTCAAAAGTATGTAAATTTTCGTGGAAAAAGGATGTCAATCAAGCCCGAGCCCGGGTAGGTTCAATTTTATGTGGCCAACTTTATACTGAACTCGAATCTTCCTGTTTCTTATTCTTAAttctttgaattaattaatattaaaaaaaattgcacagcACTTGGTTGAAACCAAATTTTAATTACCAGTATAATATTGGGCAAAGAAAGAGTCAATAAAATGGAAGGATCTTTGAGTCCTTTTTTATATTCTGCATTGGATTTGctttattttaactaaaatatatttttagacattatgtttttgttgaatcttgcttttagtttttagactttcaaatcatataatttagtttttggactttataaaaaaaatatttcataatttatataagatGCATACTTATGAagagatattaaattaaatctacGTTGAAATCATATAGAAGAGCTAAAACAATGAGGATGATAATAGCATTTGGGGTTCACAATGAAAGGACCAAATTACTTATATTTAGGATGAAACCATTGCAATTGTGTTATAACCAGAGTCAATTTCTGTACGGAATTAATACAAGGCAACTAAGGATCAGGCAATCGAATGCAATAAACTGGTTGAAGGCAATGAGAATTACAAACAGAACTGATCAGAGGCAATTACAGGATCAGGTGGAATTGATCAGAAGTGACAAGGATAATGTGAAATTATGcgaaaatgaaatcataatcTAATACAGTCATACACATtgaaattattaatgtgtcgGTGAGTCGCATTTCACAAGATTCACTTCTAATTTTCACAATAAAGTAAAAGATATTTTCTGTAACTTCAAATTATCATAATCCACATTTTTGGAGGTTGAACACGGATCCAAACacattatatgtaatttttaagtATGAAGCAATATGAAGAGATAACAGTATCAAACCTTATTCACTAATTAATGTACTGTGTTGTATATATTGTACTAATATGGTATAATGCAATGATAAAAGCTAAAACACTCACCCctgagttttaaaaataattaaatctcattaaaaggaaagaaattataaaatattaaaaactgaaaactgaaaaaaaaaaaaaaacttaagatgTAATTATATATCCTAACATGTCTCAACTTGTGAATTCAATGATTCATGctgcttttgttttttgtttttttgtttgtttatggtGGCTCTGTCGTGTTTAATTATTGGATGATTATTACTTGATTACGCTTCCGCCGTACTTCATGAATACCTTTAACAGATTTCAGGCGCGTATTGACTATGCTACACATAAGAACAaata contains:
- the LOC100800520 gene encoding peroxisomal (S)-2-hydroxy-acid oxidase GLO1-like; amino-acid sequence: MKTEMMTNVTEYEAIAKEKLPKMVYDYYASGAEDQWTLKENRNAFSRILFRPRILVDVSKIDLTATVLGFKISMPIMIAPTAMQKMAHPEGELATARAASAAGTIMTLSSWATSSVEEVASTGPDIRFFQLYVFKDRNVVAQLVRRAERAGFKAIALTVDSPILGRREADIKNRFTLPPNLVLKNLEGLDLGKLDKTSDSSLASYVAEQIDQSLNWKDIKWLQSITSLPIVVKGVLTAEDTRIAIQAGAAGIIVSNHGARQLDYVPATIMALEEVVKAAQGKIPVFLDGGIRRGTDVFKALALGAAGVFIGRPVVFSLAADGETGVRKVLQMLRDEFELTMALSGCRSLKEITRDHVITEWDHPRFSPKL
- the LOC100799470 gene encoding receptor like protein 29, producing MASMSLILLWFLFFASEMMSMGNSLHKGHMVMEEEELLGLFEVMDALLEDPYWAQAHPKPCTDTPWPGVECELGSNNQQIFHVTKIHIGPDIVFPFSPCKPSAYLSHSLLKLKYIKTLSIFNCFVASPVTLPKTLFGPFSSLEHLALENNPSLYGEIPTSLGGVAGLRVLSLSQNSLQGNIPSQIGGLVSLEQLDLSYNNLSGQIPKEIGGLKSMTILDLSCNAVEGFLPCSLGKLQLLQKMDLHSNRLSENIPPDIGNLKRLVLLDLSHNFIVGPISETFSSLDLLEYLLIDDNPIKGGIPQFIGKLKKLKSLSLSGCGLTGSIPYSFSSLKNLTALSLGNNSLIGQVPPNLGSLPSLDQLNISHNKLSGVLELPGDFIQKLGKRLDLRGNSELCINDQSKKKNLSSYLEIPSCLNTRQRNDDNYFAGGPLQDLSGLKPSWYDSNPSSCSSWPNDLHVIIFTLVLNLVI